ttcaatataaaattaagaattttaagtGCACACGCtatataaaataagtacaaaaaaatatataaatatatacatcaaaATCTACACATTTTGGTATTTTACTTTATACTGCTTCCTCTACACATAAacctttctataataataataataatagtttaactttatttaatatgtatatatatttccatatgtATTATAGTGTATTCACATACATACCcacatgtttataataataataataataataataataataatacaagataaaaaaaagtgcacagtataactctttaacattaaatatggCTGGAAGATAAAAAACAGAACAGATCCAACCaagagaacaaaatgaatgtatcacacataaataaatgagttaTCTTCTCATAATCTGTAACCACTGCTCCTTTGTAATTGTTTCTTTATTAGGGCAATATATTTTGCCTTTGTACTGGCTATGGCCAGTTTCTTGAGTACGAAATTGGCCACACTTTCTGCACGAATTTGCTTTTACAGTGCGATTGTACGATCGTTTGGTTGGAGTGGCTGTGTCATTTGCAGGTGGCTCAGAGGAAATTGCTCCAGGTTTAATGGTGGAAAATGGGGCTGGGCAGGGCaccagaaacatctgagacacaaCAGGGGCAGTGGGTGTGTCAGGAACCAATGGGTGTGGTGCTGTCGGCCTGGGACAAATTGTCCTTAGCTGGCTGGACGTGGCTGAACGCTGAGGGTGTACGGCTGATGGCCAGATTGAAGTTGCTGTGGCAGATGTACAGGTAGCTGAGGGCGCAATCTTTCTAAACTTTGTCTTTGCCTGTCCAGCTGTGTCTGGTGGCATCTGGTAGGTATGCAACTGGTGGCTATATTGTGGAGGCACAACAGGCTGTACTCGTGCTGGAGGCAAAACATCCAAAGCCACTGGACGTGCCTCTGGAAGGTCCAGCCCTTGCAACAGCAAGGAGACCTCCTGACCCTTTAAACGGTTATTGTGCCATGTCGTAAGGGTCCTCTGATTTACCTCAACTAGCTGAAGGGTTGTGTCACTCATCACCGTTCCATTGCTCAGGATTAGCTGCCGAATTTTTCTGTAATCACGAAGAATGAGATCCCATCTAGACAGACATTCTGTCCGCTGTTTCTTGGGGCTTCGGTGGATGTTACATA
This genomic stretch from Carassius auratus strain Wakin unplaced genomic scaffold, ASM336829v1 scaf_tig00026946, whole genome shotgun sequence harbors:
- the LOC113078873 gene encoding uncharacterized protein LOC113078873; the encoded protein is MAVDEHCIPGMDRVDALAECLVELRTQTSLTLTNQQVATIVGLWQNLDKFDKDRVVYAARHQDRLLTGRFRSPKKKAVFTPGVDSTKRCVLGSSGSPAQWPNCCRLVEMIFIRLCNIHRSPKKQRTECLSRWDLILRDYRKIRQLILSNGTVMSDTTLQLVEVNQRTLTTWHNNRLKGQEVSLLLQGLDLPEARPVALDVLPPARVQPVVPPQYSHQLHTYQMPPDTAGQAKTKFRKIAPSATCTSATATSIWPSAVHPQRSATSSQLRTICPRPTAPHPLVPDTPTAPVVSQMFLVPCPAPFSTIKPGAISSEPPANDTATPTKRSYNRTVKANSCRKCGQFRTQETGHSQYKGKIYCPNKETITKEQWLQIMRR